Proteins encoded together in one Coffea arabica cultivar ET-39 chromosome 2c, Coffea Arabica ET-39 HiFi, whole genome shotgun sequence window:
- the LOC113727094 gene encoding protein OBERON 4-like, translating to MKRLRSSDDLDSFGDKAACKDWGRRDEDSGSSHRSLMHRSSYYKSDSARKGISSSSSRYDRVEDDRDNLRPVRKRSDYDVDSYDRRKSYDRYRENNNSERGVLSSSPRGGYGAERVHRSESFSALRREVPKGFRSERDRSRREGSVSSWRRFGGAKDVDDGTRVGADSVRVARVDSDEVGKVRSPQRLKDAKSPPWSKDSGSEQTKSMEIRKSEDLPVESSGNNSEREEGELEPDPRPVPVSEPIAEDQASDGLQSSQKEFECQNHVEDKHLNDRATSTSAENVVSSKMSVQDEQVEGRVLEHVSDSTKEGNGLPDCENLGRLTNNYCDRYKGLADNAGTKEDKFSHTVVVYNEEVGESQTVKEEEREAKGIDLEGEAGGSDLPEKHTGLSEDTGACLPVSSHVVEEINENHKDKGKTVALSASNCTPSTVDEFRNATESSGPMTYRDTYAEGPSKRSLDLFTADPVKRPEKEVKWSNDKPKDEKLTLDLSLSLPNVLLPIGFQNTTQAPGSPSHGRSVQSFHSSFRTDSDGFNGSMSFSGSQHFTHNPSCSLTHNTLDQEQSVKSRPLFQGVDWQALAADEPKSKALPPLVQKLLAEGNGLHQQYETSQGNSIAPALAQRTRSVEGNFRAPGGLERQLSFNKQYPGVPSQHPNDNRSPSQSLGSHETGSAYLKDKKQALREKNGGILSKISNPEGREQLWSVGADFVESIITMIVSEPLNVVAQRFNEISAQHMAFLKESVGDIIRNPGRQWQLSAIQKALKSRSDITLEMLLKSHRTHLEILVAVKTGLQEYVQYNCDVSASDLAEIFLNMRCRNPTCLSPLPVDECDCKICAKKNGFCRECMCLVCSKFDMASNTCSWVGCDVCLHWCHADCGLQESYIRNGHSATGPEGATEMQFHCVACDHPSEMFGFVKEVFQNFAKQWTAETLSREIEHVRRIFCASEDLRGQRLHKIALQMLSNLENKVNLQEVQKQIVGFLNDADSLKHSKAPVISRKEMTLTIDEKTNGIAGPSKEAQWLNSVSLEASQSDKQTGFFPRLEGNRYDKDMLKYDLQASTPKEHVFDELESIVRIKQAEAKMFQVRADDARKEAEALKRIAVSKNERIEEEYRSRIAKLRLADAEEMRKQKLEELQAVERSLQDYFHMKMRMDSDIKDLLLKMEATRRNLTL from the exons ATGAAGAGATTGAGGTCAAGTGATGACCTTGACTCTTTTGGTGACAAGGCAGCGTGCAAGGACTGGGGAAGGAGGGATGAGGATTCTGGTTCATCACATAGGTCCTTGATGCACAGGAGCTCTTATTACAAGTCAGATAGTGCAAGAAAGGGTATATCTTCTTCGTCTTCTAGGTATGATAGGGTAGAAGATGATCGTGATAATTTGAGACCAGTTAGAAAGCGATCTGATTATGATGTTGATAGTTATGATAGGAGGAAGAGCTATGATAGATACAGAGAAAATAACAACTCTGAGAGAGGGGTTTTGAGCTCTTCTCCGAGGGGTGGATATGGTGCTGAGAGGGTTCATCGGTCTGAAAGCTTTTCAGCGTTGAGAAGAGAAGTTCCAAAGGGGTTTAGATCAGAGCGTGATAGGTCTCGGCGCGAAGGAAGTGTTTCATCATGGCGCAGGTTTGGTGGAGCTAAAGATGTTGATGACGGGACCAGGGTTGGCGCTGATTCTGTCAGAGTCGCTAGAGTGGACTCGGATGAGGTTGGGAAGGTGAGGTCTCCTCAGAGATTGAAGGATGCAAAGTCACCACCATGGTCAAAGGACTCTGGGAGTGAGCAGACTAAGAGTATGGAAATTAGAAAAAGTGAAGATTTGCCTGTGGAAAGCAGTGGAAACAACAGCGAAAGGGAGGAAGGGGAGCTTGAACCTGATCCTCGACCGGTACCTGTATCTGAGCCGATTGCTGAAGATCAAGCTTCTGATGGATTGCAATCTTCTCAGAAGGAGTTTGAGTGTCAGAACCATGTGGAAGATAAACACTTGAACGACAGGGCAACTTCAACATCTGCAGAAAATGTGGTGTCCAGTAAAATGTCTGTCCAGGATGAGCAAGTAGAAGGTAGAGTGTTGGAACATGTTAGTGATTCCACAAAGGAAGGTAATGGGTTGCCTGATTGTGAAAATCTAGGCCGGTTGACAAATAACTATTGTGACAGATATAAAGGCCTTGCAGATAATGCGGGCACCAAGGAAGATAAATTTTCACACACAGTTGTTGTTTATAATGAAGAAGTTGGTGAATCACAAACtgtgaaagaagaagaaagggaagCCAAGGGAATAGATCTTGAAGGTGAAGCAGGTGGAAGTGATCTTCCAGAAAAACATACAGGGCTTTCAGAGGATACTGGTGCTTGTTTGCCAGTTTCTTCACATGTAGTGGAGGAAATAAACGAGAACCACAAGGATAAGGGAAAAACTGTCGCTCTCTCAGCTTCTAATTGCACTCCTTCTACAGTAGATGAGTTTAGGAATGCAACTGAATCAAGTGGCCCCATGACTTACAGAGATACTTATGCAGAAGGACCAAGTAAAAGAAGCTTGGATCTATTCACTGCTGATCCCGTTAAAAGACCTGAGAAAGAAGTAAAGTGGAGTAATGACAAGCCCAAGGACGAGAAGCTTACTCTTGACCTCTCCCTTAGCCTACCGAATGTGCTTTTGCCTATTGGCTTTCAAAATACAACACAGGCGCCTGGCTCTCCCAGTCATGGAAGGAGCGTCCAATCATTTCATAGCTCTTTTCGCACTGATTCTGATGGGTTTAATGGATCAATGTCATTCTCAGGTTCCCAACACTTCACCCACAACCCTAGCTGTTCCCTAACTCACAATACATTGGATCAAGAGCAGTCCGTTAAAAGTCGACCCTTATTTCAGGGAGTGGACTGGCAAGCTCTCGCCGCAGACGAGCCAAAGAGCAAAGCCCTTCCACCACTTGTTCAAAAACTGTTAGCAGAGGGGAATGGCCTGCATCAGCAGTATGAAACTtctcaaggaaattcaattgcTCCAGCTTTGGCGCAGCGAACTAGATCAGTTGAGGGAAATTTTAGAGCACCAGGTGGACTGGAACGGCAATTAAGTTTCAACAAACAGTATCCTGGAGTACCCTCCCAGCATCCTAATGATAATAGATCTCCTTCACAGAGCCTTGGTTCCCATGAAACTGGGTCTGCATATCTTAAGGATAAGAAACAAGCACTCAGAGAGAAGAATGGTGGTATTTTAAGCAAGATCAGTAACCCAGAAGGAAGAGAGCAGCTATGGAGTGTTGGAGCTGACTTTGTTGAGTCCATAATAACCATGATAGTTTCAGAGCCACTAAATGTTGTGGCTCAGAGGTTCAATGAAATATCTGCACAACATATGGCTTTTCTGAAGGAGTCCGTTGGTGATATAATCAGGAATCCTGGCAGGCAGTGGCAGCTAAGTGCCATCCAGAAAGCACTAAAGAGCAGGTCTGACATTACCTTGGAGATGCTATTGAAGTCCCATCGAACACACTTGGAGATTTTGGTGGCTGTGAAGACTGGTTTACAGGAATATGTTCAATATAATTGTGATGTATCAGCTTCTGATTTGGCGGAGATATTTCTAAACATGAGGTGTAGGAATCCAACATGCTTGAGTCCTTTGCCTGTTGATGAATGTGATTGCAAAATCTGTGCTAAGAAGAATGGTTTTTGTCGGGAGTGCATGTGCCTTGTGTGTTCAAAGTTTGACATGGCTTCTAATACTTGCAGCTGGGTGGGGTGTGATGTATGTCTACACTGGTGCCATGCAGATTGTGGGTTGCAGGAGTCTTACATTAGAAATGGGCATAGTGCCACTGGACCTGAGGGTGCAACAGAGATGCAGTTCCATTGTGTTGCCTGTGATCATCCTTCTGAGATGTTTGGCTTTGTGAAGGAGGTATTTCAAAACTTTGCAAAGCAATGGACTGCAGAAACTCTTTCGAGGGAAATTGAACATGTTCGGAGGATCTTCTGCGCAAGTGAGGATTTGAGAGGGCAACGATTGCATAAGATTGCCTTGCAGATGCTTTCTAATTTGGAAAATAAAGTTAATCTTCAGGAAGTTCAAAAACAAATTGTGGGTTTTCTAAATG ATGCTGATTCCTTGAAGCATTCTAAAGCCCCTGTTATATCCAGAAAGGAAATGACACTGACGATTGATGAAAAGACTAATGGTATTGCTGGGCCCAGCAAAGAAGCTCAATGGTTAAATTCTGTTAGCTTAGAGGCGTCTCAGTCAGATAAGCAGACGGGTTTTTTTCCAAGGTTGGAAGGTAATAGATATGATAAAGATATGCTGAAATATGATTTGCAAGCAAGTACTCCAAAGGAACATGTTTTTGATGAGCTGGAGAGCATCGTGAGAATCAAACAAGCAGAGGCAAAAATGTTTCAAGTACGTGCTGATGATGCAAGAAAAGAAGCTGAAGCATTGAAGCGCATTGCTGTCTCAAAGAATGAGAGGATTGAAGAAGAATACAGGAGCCGAATCGCGAAATTACGCCTGGCTGATGCTGAAGAGATGCGCAAACAGAAACTGGAAGAGCTTCAGGCTGTTGAAAGATCTTTGCAGGATTACTTTCACATGAAGATGAGGATGGATTCAGATATTAAAGATCTGCTCTTGAAGATGGAAGCTACAAGACGGAACCTCACCTTGTAA